The genomic window TCAATCAACAAACGGTATAGCCACTTTATTACAAGCTGAAAGGGAGGCTCATGACATTGTCTCTAAAGCAAGAAAATATAGACAAGATAAATTAAAGCAAGCTAAAGCTGATGCGGCCACAGAAATCAATAATTACAAATTACAAAAggataatgaattaaagCAGTTCGAATCTCAAAATGAAGGAGGTGTAGACTCTTTAGAGAAGGAAGCTTCATCAAAAGTTCAAACAGAATTAGAcgaaattaaagaaatcgcatttcaaaagaaacaagatgTTATCAACTTATTAATCGAAGCTGTCACCAAACCTTCAGCAGAAGTGCATGTCAATGCAGCAATCGCTTGaacttcatcattattgtcACTAACTTACTGGTTCCCTGCATATGATAACATTATCTGTGTTTTTGCGAGTTCCGGAATATCCCATACATTCTCTTCATAATTActtcatatataatttatacTCTCCAAGATCCTTGGAGTATAACTATAAACTAGTTCTAAACTAATCTCTCAAACCACATATTCCAAGTTTAATCACTCTCGTATGTAcattgaagattttaaaCGAGTTTAAGATAAACCGAACGAAAGTTTATATAACGCTTTAAAGGATTTCTTTCAAACGTTTGGACAACAAGGAAACCGATATTACCCATGACCGGTACATTCATTTCGTGTTATGACTTAATGTACCATCAAGATatataaaggaaaaggaattcAGCTCTAAGAGTAGTCTACTTTTAGCAAAagtttaataataatttcctcTTTATTCTTGGTAGATTACAACGGCAAATGACCAATATATATCTGAATCCAGATATGCTATATCATATAAATTCCACAGTGCAGTATTATATAACAGAATGGTTCAAACAGCAACAACTACAATTCGAAAATGATCCAAGAAATTCTAACTACATTTACCGTATTGTCCAATACTTTTCAGAGtcttcaacaacaacattaATATTGACGTTCGTTTCCCTAATATTCTTCTATAAATGGcttttcaatcaattcacCCCTAATGGTAAGATTAAGCCCGCCAGATTTACCATACCAATTCCAGATGCTGTTAGACCAAATTGGAAAAGTAAGAGATTATTGAATCCATCAATTACAATTGAACAAGATTCTACAATAATTCAAAGTTATTGTCCTGCCACGGGCCAATTATTAGGTCAATTCAAATCAATGACCAAATCACAATTAGATGAACAAATAGAGCAAGCTGAAAGAGCAcaaattgaatttggtaATTCTTCCATGGATAGAAggttcaaaatattattgacACTGCATGACTTCATTATAAATAATCAAGATttaattacaaaaattgCTTGTAGAGATTCAGGGAAAACGAAATTAGATGCATCTATGGGTGAGATCTTGGTCACTTTAGAGAAGATTTCATGGTTACTTAAGCATTCTTCCAGGATCTTATCACCTTCTAAACGTTCTGGACCAACTAATTTCTTTATGAAATGGTACAAGAAGGCAGAAATTAGATATGAACCATTAGGGGTAGTAGCTGGGATTGTATCATGGAATTATCCATTCCATAATCTTCTAGGTCCTATAATAGATTCTATCGTTACAGGTAATGCCATCATTATGAAATGTTCAGAACAAGTTGTATGGTCAtctgaaatatttattgatttaGTTAAAAAGGCTCTTATCGCGTGTGATGAAGAACCAAATTTAGTTCAGTTATTCTATTGTTTACCACCCTCCCCGAACTCTAATGATGATACAGCCAATTATTTCACATCAAGACCACAATTTAAATCTCTAACTTTCATTGGAAGTCAACCTATTGCCAAACAAATTCTTAAATGTACGGCAGATCCAATTACCCCTGTTGTAGTGGAATTGGGTGGTAAAGATTCATTAATTGTGTTGGATTCATTCGCATCTTCAGATTTGCAATCCTTATCATCTATTATTATGAGAGGTACATTTCAATCATCTGGACAAAATTGTATTGGTATTGAAAGGATAATTGTGAGTGCCAAGCATTATGAGAAATTAACTCAAATACTTTCTGACAGAATTACATTTTTTCCATTACGCCAAGGTTCGGACATTGATTCAcaatcttcttcttcttcttcttcctcgAGACCAAATCCCTTAGATATAATTGATATGGGTGCCatgatttcaaataacAGATTTAAACAGTTGGAGGAATTAGTTCAAGACGCTGTAAGTAAAGGTGCCAAATTAATATATGGTGGTACTCCTTATGTTCATCCCAATTATCCTCAAGGCCATTATTTCAAACCAACTTTGTTGATAGATGTTACACCTGAAATGAATATTGCTCAACAGGAGGTATTTGGTCCTATTATGTGTGTTATGAAGGCTCGTGATACAAATGATTGTGTTTCATTAGCGAATTCTGCACCATTTGGTCTCGGTGGTTCTGTTTTTGGTAAAGATCTTGATGAATGTAATTATGTTGCTAACCAATTAAAGACAGGTAATGTTGCTATTAATGATTTCGCCACATTTTATGTTTGTCAATTACCATTTGGTGGTATTCATGGTTCAGGGTATGGAAAATTCGGTGGTGAAGAAGGGCTATTACGTTTATGTAATGCAAAGAGTGTTTGTTATGATAGGTTTAGCTTTATTAAGACTCAAATTCCTCCACCTTTAGATTATCCCATTAAGAATGACAAGAAATCTTGGAATTTTGTTAAAAGTTTCATTACTGGTTCTTATACTACTTCCAAATGGcaattaattaaatcacTGCTCTCCTTAGCTAAGGAATCtaaataa from Naumovozyma dairenensis CBS 421 chromosome 3, complete genome includes these protein-coding regions:
- the VMA10 gene encoding H(+)-transporting V1 sector ATPase subunit G (similar to Saccharomyces cerevisiae VMA10 (YHR039C-A); ancestral locus Anc_5.304) — its product is MSQSTNGIATLLQAEREAHDIVSKARKYRQDKLKQAKADAATEINNYKLQKDNELKQFESQNEGGVDSLEKEASSKVQTELDEIKEIAFQKKQDVINLLIEAVTKPSAEVHVNAAIA
- the MSC7 gene encoding meiotic recombination directing protein (similar to Saccharomyces cerevisiae MSC7 (YHR039C); ancestral locus Anc_5.305), translating into MTNIYLNPDMLYHINSTVQYYITEWFKQQQLQFENDPRNSNYIYRIVQYFSESSTTTLILTFVSLIFFYKWLFNQFTPNGKIKPARFTIPIPDAVRPNWKSKRLLNPSITIEQDSTIIQSYCPATGQLLGQFKSMTKSQLDEQIEQAERAQIEFGNSSMDRRFKILLTLHDFIINNQDLITKIACRDSGKTKLDASMGEILVTLEKISWLLKHSSRILSPSKRSGPTNFFMKWYKKAEIRYEPLGVVAGIVSWNYPFHNLLGPIIDSIVTGNAIIMKCSEQVVWSSEIFIDLVKKALIACDEEPNLVQLFYCLPPSPNSNDDTANYFTSRPQFKSLTFIGSQPIAKQILKCTADPITPVVVELGGKDSLIVLDSFASSDLQSLSSIIMRGTFQSSGQNCIGIERIIVSAKHYEKLTQILSDRITFFPLRQGSDIDSQSSSSSSSSRPNPLDIIDMGAMISNNRFKQLEELVQDAVSKGAKLIYGGTPYVHPNYPQGHYFKPTLLIDVTPEMNIAQQEVFGPIMCVMKARDTNDCVSLANSAPFGLGGSVFGKDLDECNYVANQLKTGNVAINDFATFYVCQLPFGGIHGSGYGKFGGEEGLLRLCNAKSVCYDRFSFIKTQIPPPLDYPIKNDKKSWNFVKSFITGSYTTSKWQLIKSLLSLAKESK